One region of Anoplopoma fimbria isolate UVic2021 breed Golden Eagle Sablefish chromosome 10, Afim_UVic_2022, whole genome shotgun sequence genomic DNA includes:
- the nrsn1l gene encoding neurensin 1-like encodes MALCSEACVSGSGGESSGSEAGSSCLQFGVRSYLHHFYEECSSSMRERDPEDPRFVQRRRSTLWWNSAVWKVYLALGLLILTAGVAILSVGYSTPHRIESFGEGDLFFVDTQAVSFNRGLHLSTAVGIGLSCLGSAMAVMGVVVMILPRANLKERLFHRPGERGRRGESGSKWRGFRDPRDVVTKPPGIEEGKIPVTLSEVENVQSAS; translated from the exons ATGGCGCTGTGCTCCGAGGCCTGTGTCTCTGGCTCAGGAGGAGAATCCTCCGGGAGTGAG GCGGGTTCTAGCTGTCTTCAGTTTGGGGTTCGTTCCTATCTGCACCACTTCTACGAGGAGTGCTCGTCCTCCATGCGGGAGAGAGACCCGGAGGATCCGAGGTTCGTCCAGAGGCGGAGGTCAACCCTGTGGTGGAATTCAGCAGTCTGGAAG gtgtACCTGGCCCTGGGTCTCCTGATCCTGACTGCAGGTGTTGCCATCCTGTCAGTCGGTTACTCCACTCCCCATAGAATTGAGTCGTTCGGAGAGGGTGACCTGTTTTTTGTGGACACCCAGGCCGTCAGCTTCAACAGGGGGCTGCACCTCAGCACTGCGGTCGGGATCGGGCTCTCCTGTCTTGGATCGGCCATGGCGGTGATGGGGGTCGTCGTTATGATCCTCCCCAGGGCCAATTTGAAAGAGAGGCTGTTCCACAGACCGGGGGAAAGGGGACGGAGAGGAGAGTCTGGGTCAAAATGGAGGGGCTTTAGGGATCCCAGGGATGTGGTCACTAAGCCTCCAGGTATAGAAGAGGGGAAGATACCCGTCACTCTGTCGGAGGTGGAGAATGTGCAGTCCGCCTCTTAA